One genomic region from Cyanobium usitatum str. Tous encodes:
- the ndhO gene encoding NAD(P)H-quinone oxidoreductase subunit O has protein sequence MADAAPAPAAQTPLKKGSLVRVNKAAYSGSLEANASDALPGYLIEGPGEILAIKGDYAQLRWRRPVPDVWLRLDQLEAFSN, from the coding sequence ATGGCTGACGCCGCCCCAGCACCTGCAGCCCAGACGCCCTTAAAGAAGGGCAGCCTGGTGCGGGTAAATAAAGCTGCTTACAGCGGCAGCCTGGAAGCCAACGCGAGCGATGCACTGCCGGGCTACTTGATTGAAGGTCCTGGCGAAATTCTTGCTATCAAGGGCGACTATGCCCAGCTGCGCTGGCGACGCCCGGTGCCTGATGTGTGGTTGCGGCTGGATCAGCTGGAAGCCTTTAGTAATTAA
- a CDS encoding HesB/IscA family protein, translating to MSTETVTAVAAQAQPTFTAKDGKGILITEPAMKQLGALMNQQGEAKVLRVGVRSGGCSGMSYTMDFIDASAILGDDEHYTYEPADAPSFAVVCDPKSLLYIYGMQLDFSSALIGGGFNFTNPNASQTCGCGSSFAV from the coding sequence ATGAGTACCGAAACTGTCACAGCTGTTGCAGCCCAGGCCCAACCCACCTTCACCGCCAAAGACGGCAAGGGGATCCTGATCACCGAACCGGCCATGAAGCAGCTGGGGGCGCTGATGAATCAGCAGGGTGAGGCCAAGGTGTTGAGGGTGGGCGTGCGCTCCGGGGGCTGCAGCGGCATGAGCTACACGATGGATTTCATCGATGCCAGCGCGATCCTGGGTGATGACGAGCATTACACCTACGAACCCGCCGATGCTCCCAGTTTCGCGGTGGTGTGCGATCCCAAGAGCCTGCTCTACATCTACGGAATGCAGCTGGATTTTTCCTCAGCCCTGATCGGCGGCGGCTTCAACTTCACCAACCCCAATGCCAGCCAGACCTGCGGCTGCGGCAGCTCGTTTGCGGTGTAA
- the zds gene encoding 9,9'-di-cis-zeta-carotene desaturase encodes MQVAIVGAGLAGLSAAVDLVDAGHQVDLYEARPFLGGKVGSWVDEGGNHIEMGLHVFFFNYANLFALMRKVGAIDNLLPKDHTHLFVNTGGDLRELDFRFALGAPFNGLKAFFTTPQLDWIDKLRNALALGTSPIVRGLVDYEGAMKTIRALDRISFQEWFVGHGGSEQSIKRMWNPIAYALGFIDCEAISARCMLTIFMMFASKTEASKLNLLKGSPHRWLTGPILDYIQQRGGRLHLRHRVTEVHFEEGAAGVDGQPATRVSSLTLGTPEGDVSVVADTYLAACDVPGIQRMLPKAWRRWPLFDNIYKLDAVPVATVQLRYDGWVTELGDDAAATAARADLSSPAGLDNLLYTADADFSCFADLALASPEDYRKQGQGSLLQCVLTPGDPWIPKKTEEIVAHTDAQVRSLFPSAAGLKLVWSNVVKLAQSLYREAPGMEPYRPEQATPVANFYLAGSYTKQDYIDSMEGATMSGRLAAAAILASQAALATNTSVS; translated from the coding sequence GTGCAGGTCGCCATCGTGGGAGCGGGACTGGCCGGTTTATCTGCGGCGGTGGATCTGGTGGATGCCGGCCACCAGGTGGATCTCTACGAGGCCCGGCCGTTTCTGGGCGGCAAGGTGGGCAGCTGGGTGGATGAGGGCGGCAACCACATTGAGATGGGGCTGCATGTGTTCTTTTTCAACTACGCCAACCTCTTCGCCCTGATGCGCAAGGTGGGGGCGATCGACAACCTGCTGCCTAAGGACCACACCCACCTGTTTGTGAACACGGGCGGAGACCTGCGGGAGCTGGATTTCCGCTTCGCCCTAGGCGCTCCCTTCAACGGCTTGAAGGCCTTCTTCACCACTCCCCAGCTCGACTGGATCGACAAGCTGCGCAATGCCCTAGCCCTGGGCACCAGCCCGATCGTGCGCGGCTTGGTGGACTACGAGGGGGCCATGAAGACGATCCGAGCCTTAGATCGGATCAGCTTCCAGGAGTGGTTTGTGGGCCATGGCGGCAGTGAGCAGAGCATTAAGCGGATGTGGAATCCGATCGCCTATGCCCTGGGCTTCATTGATTGCGAGGCGATCTCGGCCCGCTGCATGCTCACGATCTTCATGATGTTTGCCTCCAAAACCGAGGCCTCCAAGCTCAACCTGCTCAAAGGCTCGCCCCACCGCTGGCTCACGGGCCCGATCCTCGACTACATCCAGCAGCGCGGCGGCCGGCTGCATCTGCGCCACCGGGTCACGGAGGTGCATTTCGAGGAGGGGGCAGCTGGCGTCGATGGCCAGCCCGCTACCCGGGTGAGCAGCCTCACTCTCGGCACCCCTGAGGGGGATGTATCTGTAGTTGCAGACACCTATCTGGCCGCCTGCGATGTGCCTGGTATTCAGCGAATGCTGCCGAAAGCCTGGCGCCGCTGGCCCTTATTCGACAACATTTACAAGCTCGATGCGGTGCCGGTGGCCACCGTGCAGCTCCGTTATGACGGCTGGGTGACCGAGCTCGGTGATGACGCCGCCGCCACCGCCGCCCGCGCCGATCTCAGTAGCCCCGCTGGTCTCGACAACCTGCTTTACACCGCCGACGCTGACTTCAGCTGCTTCGCCGATCTGGCCCTGGCCAGTCCCGAGGATTACCGCAAACAGGGGCAGGGTTCCTTGCTCCAGTGCGTGCTCACCCCAGGTGATCCCTGGATTCCCAAGAAAACTGAAGAGATCGTGGCCCACACCGACGCCCAGGTGCGAAGCCTGTTCCCTTCGGCCGCGGGCCTGAAGCTGGTTTGGAGCAACGTGGTGAAGCTGGCCCAGTCCCTTTACCGCGAGGCTCCCGGCATGGAGCCTTACCGGCCAGAGCAAGCCACGCCAGTAGCCAATTTTTATCTGGCCGGTAGTTACACCAAGCAGGATTACATCGATTCGATGGAAGGCGCCACCATGAGTGGGCGCTTAGCCGCAGCGGCGATCCTGGCAAGCCAGGCTGCGCTGGCCACCAACACCTCTGTTTCGTAG
- a CDS encoding uroporphyrinogen-III synthase has translation MASDSYLSGRSIAVTRAETQLGEARRLFEAAGATVVDLPALVVTPPDEWGPLDDALAELDDFHWLVFSSGNGVEAVEQRLRRIGRCLARRPSHLKIAAVGRKTAAQLESLGAPADFIPPSFVADSLLEHFPVSGWGLRLLLPRVQSGGRTLLADAFAAAGVRVVEVAAYETSCPEGLPSAAVAALEQRRLDAITFSSAKTVSHTCQLLERAFGPTWGSQLEGVAVVSIGPQTSERCRQLLGRVDAEADPHDLTGLVDACGRSLRARPSPPACPDAG, from the coding sequence ATGGCTTCTGACTCCTATCTGAGCGGCCGCAGCATCGCCGTGACCAGGGCCGAAACCCAGCTAGGGGAAGCTCGGCGCCTGTTTGAAGCCGCTGGCGCCACGGTGGTAGACCTACCAGCCTTGGTGGTGACCCCACCAGATGAATGGGGCCCCCTCGACGATGCCCTGGCCGAGCTCGATGATTTCCACTGGCTGGTTTTTTCCAGTGGCAACGGCGTTGAGGCCGTGGAGCAGCGGCTGCGCCGCATCGGCCGCTGCCTGGCACGGCGGCCCAGCCACCTGAAGATCGCTGCGGTAGGCCGTAAAACCGCCGCCCAGCTGGAATCGCTTGGAGCGCCCGCCGACTTCATCCCGCCCAGCTTTGTGGCCGACAGCCTGCTGGAGCATTTTCCCGTCTCGGGTTGGGGGCTGCGCCTTTTGCTGCCCCGGGTGCAGAGCGGCGGCCGCACCCTGCTAGCGGATGCCTTCGCCGCTGCTGGTGTGCGGGTGGTTGAAGTTGCCGCCTACGAGACCAGCTGTCCCGAGGGTTTACCCAGCGCTGCGGTGGCCGCCCTAGAGCAACGTCGCCTCGACGCCATCACCTTCAGCAGCGCCAAAACCGTGAGCCACACCTGCCAGCTGCTGGAAAGGGCTTTCGGGCCCACCTGGGGCAGCCAGCTGGAGGGGGTGGCGGTGGTTTCAATCGGACCCCAAACCAGCGAGCGCTGCCGGCAGCTACTCGGCCGCGTCGATGCTGAAGCCGATCCCCATGACCTGACTGGACTGGTGGATGCCTGCGGCCGCAGCCTCAGAGCTCGGCCGTCACCGCCTGCTTGCCCTGACGCAGGGTGA
- the rbfA gene encoding 30S ribosome-binding factor RbfA, whose translation MAQSRRVERVASLIRREISELLIGGIKDERVNQGMVSVTTVEVAGDLQHCKIFVSVFGSDADKEQAMAGLSSASAFVKGELSRRLKMRRTPEVVFVLDRGIEKGTTVLGLLNRLEDERQEKGEPAEASDL comes from the coding sequence ATGGCACAGAGCCGACGGGTGGAGCGGGTGGCCTCCCTGATCCGCCGCGAAATTAGTGAGCTCCTGATTGGCGGCATCAAGGACGAGCGGGTCAACCAGGGGATGGTGAGTGTCACCACAGTTGAGGTGGCGGGCGATCTGCAGCACTGCAAGATTTTTGTGAGCGTCTTCGGCAGCGACGCCGACAAAGAGCAAGCCATGGCAGGGCTGAGTTCGGCTAGCGCCTTCGTGAAGGGTGAGCTGAGCCGGCGGCTGAAGATGCGGCGCACCCCTGAGGTGGTGTTTGTGCTCGATCGAGGTATCGAAAAGGGCACCACAGTGCTGGGACTGCTCAATCGCCTAGAGGACGAGCGGCAGGAGAAAGGCGAACCCGCCGAAGCCAGTGATCTCTGA
- a CDS encoding J domain-containing protein produces MLGVSPTASGAEIKAAYRALVKQHHPDAGGDDRTILALNAAWEVLRDADRRRRHDLTAPSSLDPAGASFSVKRARAQSTRSAATDAVLQQWLQQVYGPIDRLLAQVINPFPAQLKALSADPYDDTLMESFCAFLEQGQARLDKVELIYRSQICPPGGQAFALDLYHCLSLVKDALTELERYTMGYVDSYLHDGRELLKQARLRRQDLQSQRRELGI; encoded by the coding sequence GTGCTGGGTGTTTCACCCACTGCCAGCGGCGCTGAAATCAAGGCCGCTTACCGGGCTCTGGTGAAGCAGCACCACCCGGATGCCGGCGGTGATGACCGCACAATCCTGGCTCTAAACGCTGCCTGGGAGGTATTGCGTGACGCCGATCGCCGCCGCCGCCACGACCTCACAGCGCCCAGCTCTTTAGATCCTGCTGGCGCCAGCTTTTCCGTGAAGCGGGCAAGGGCCCAGTCGACGCGCAGCGCCGCCACTGATGCCGTTTTGCAGCAGTGGTTGCAGCAGGTGTATGGGCCGATTGATCGGCTGTTAGCTCAGGTGATCAACCCATTTCCAGCCCAGCTCAAGGCCCTTTCCGCCGACCCCTACGACGACACCTTGATGGAGTCATTCTGCGCCTTTCTTGAGCAGGGCCAGGCCCGCCTAGACAAGGTCGAATTGATCTACCGCTCCCAGATATGTCCACCAGGAGGACAAGCATTTGCCCTCGATCTTTATCACTGCCTCAGCTTGGTGAAAGATGCTTTAACTGAGCTGGAGCGCTACACCATGGGCTACGTGGATTCATATCTGCATGACGGTAGGGAGCTGCTAAAGCAAGCTCGCCTGCGCCGTCAGGACTTGCAGTCCCAGCGGCGGGAGTTAGGGATTTGA
- a CDS encoding lipid-A-disaccharide synthase-related protein has product MKPVLLLSNGHGEDLSGALVAAELMQRGIPVEALPLVGHGSPYRQRGVPVLGRTRSCSTGGLGYTSLGGRLSELLEGQMGHVLGRLLLLRRRRRHYGLVVAVGDVLAVLGSWLSGLPSAVYLVAYSSHYEGRLRLPWPCGWLLNRASIKAIWSRDCLTANDLSQQLNRAVVFLGNPFLDVVSAGTSESLPLPALQLALALVPGSRLPEAARNLALMLRVLALLPEEWARSQPLRLRAALVAELDSSCVAKLAGPLGWRLEPSDRLIRGPLVVELGWGQFGEILASSQLVLCMAGTAAEQAVGLGKPVLQLVGGGPQFTAGFAEAQRRLLGPGVRCAPGSSGSAATLAATAQLAQELLEQQGDPKQGAALRQSLAAIGLERIGAPGGSEAVAAAIMAMLRPNPAPELP; this is encoded by the coding sequence TTGAAACCGGTTCTGCTACTCAGCAACGGCCACGGGGAAGACCTCAGTGGTGCCCTGGTAGCTGCCGAGCTGATGCAGCGGGGAATCCCGGTTGAGGCCCTGCCCTTGGTGGGTCACGGCAGCCCCTATCGCCAGCGGGGCGTGCCGGTGCTGGGCCGCACCCGCAGCTGCAGCACGGGCGGCCTCGGCTACACCAGCCTGGGCGGACGGCTCAGCGAGCTGCTGGAAGGCCAGATGGGCCATGTGCTCGGCCGGCTCCTGCTCCTGCGCCGCCGCCGCCGCCACTACGGCCTGGTAGTGGCCGTGGGCGATGTGCTGGCGGTGCTGGGGAGCTGGCTCTCGGGCCTACCCAGCGCCGTTTATCTGGTGGCTTACTCGAGCCACTACGAAGGCCGCCTGCGGCTGCCCTGGCCCTGCGGCTGGCTGCTGAACCGAGCAAGCATCAAAGCCATCTGGAGCCGCGATTGCCTCACCGCCAACGACCTCAGCCAGCAACTGAACCGTGCCGTGGTCTTCCTTGGCAATCCCTTCCTCGACGTGGTGAGCGCCGGCACAAGCGAGTCACTGCCACTGCCGGCGTTGCAATTGGCGCTGGCGCTGGTGCCAGGCAGCCGCCTGCCGGAAGCGGCGCGCAATTTGGCTTTGATGCTGCGTGTGCTCGCCCTGCTGCCCGAGGAATGGGCGCGCAGCCAGCCCCTGCGGCTACGCGCCGCCCTGGTGGCCGAGCTCGACAGCAGCTGCGTTGCCAAGCTGGCCGGCCCCCTGGGCTGGCGGCTCGAGCCAAGCGACCGGCTGATTCGCGGCCCCCTGGTAGTTGAACTTGGCTGGGGCCAGTTTGGGGAAATCTTGGCCTCCTCCCAGCTGGTGCTGTGCATGGCTGGCACCGCCGCCGAACAGGCCGTGGGGCTAGGCAAGCCAGTGCTGCAGCTGGTGGGAGGAGGCCCCCAATTCACGGCCGGCTTTGCTGAAGCCCAGCGCCGCTTGCTTGGCCCTGGCGTGCGCTGCGCCCCCGGCAGCAGCGGCAGTGCAGCAACCCTGGCCGCCACCGCCCAGCTGGCCCAGGAACTGCTGGAGCAGCAAGGCGATCCCAAGCAAGGAGCAGCCCTACGCCAGTCCCTGGCGGCCATTGGCCTGGAGCGAATCGGCGCGCCTGGCGGCAGCGAGGCGGTGGCAGCGGCGATCATGGCAATGCTGCGCCCTAATCCGGCCCCTGAGCTGCCATGA
- a CDS encoding SRPBCC family protein gives MGRWLEHSVTTEIRASVDQVWEVWSDLEAMPQWMRWIESVVTEPGDPDLTDWTLAAQGFRFHWKARISQRVEAQQLHWESVGGLPTKGAVRFYSQGPELTAVKLSVSYELPGVLAPLMEPSILGGIVTKELQANLDRFRDLVETRNP, from the coding sequence ATGGGCCGTTGGCTTGAGCACAGCGTCACCACAGAGATCCGGGCCTCGGTGGATCAGGTGTGGGAGGTATGGAGTGATTTGGAGGCGATGCCCCAGTGGATGCGCTGGATTGAGTCGGTTGTAACCGAGCCGGGCGACCCCGATCTCACCGATTGGACCCTGGCGGCGCAGGGCTTCCGCTTCCATTGGAAAGCCCGCATCAGCCAGCGGGTGGAGGCCCAGCAACTGCACTGGGAGTCGGTGGGAGGCCTGCCCACTAAGGGTGCGGTGCGCTTCTATTCCCAGGGGCCCGAGCTCACGGCGGTCAAGCTGAGTGTCAGCTATGAATTGCCTGGGGTCTTGGCACCGTTGATGGAACCAAGCATCCTGGGTGGAATTGTGACCAAGGAGCTTCAAGCCAACCTTGACCGATTCCGTGATCTCGTTGAAACCCGCAACCCTTAA
- a CDS encoding glycosyltransferase translates to MLSLSMIVRNEAERLERCLASVADFVDEMVLLDTGSSDATIAIAESCGAVVHQLPWPGDFAPARNEALGHVTGDWVLVLDADEWLLPEARQPLQALMAEPDLLLINLLRQELGAAQSPYSNVSRLFRRHPAIHWSRPYHSMVDDSVLALLEKEPHWQLADCAVPALAHDGYRSDLLASGAKAKRLRQAMEADLAAYPGDPYACAKLGSLEVSEGNRERGIALLQQGLARCPASRHPERYELLLHLAIALGSSDPNRASQLYRQALELPLPPRLTLAARLNLAALLQEPGTRSQGALEEACELCRQACAAAPELALGWLHLGISERRRGQLPAAIAAYRSALERDPSLAAAQQNLAVALLLSGDVPGARSGFRQAIALLEQQNRQSEAEALRQQAGSMVKLDDQ, encoded by the coding sequence ATGCTCAGTCTCTCGATGATCGTGCGCAACGAAGCCGAGCGGCTGGAGCGCTGCCTGGCCTCGGTGGCGGACTTCGTCGATGAGATGGTGCTGCTGGACACCGGTTCCAGCGATGCCACCATCGCCATCGCCGAGAGCTGCGGTGCGGTGGTGCACCAGCTGCCCTGGCCAGGGGATTTCGCACCGGCCCGCAATGAGGCCCTGGGGCACGTGACCGGCGACTGGGTGCTGGTGCTCGATGCCGACGAGTGGCTGCTGCCCGAGGCCCGCCAGCCGCTCCAAGCCCTGATGGCCGAGCCGGATCTGCTGCTGATCAACCTGCTGCGGCAGGAGCTGGGGGCAGCCCAGTCGCCTTACTCAAATGTGAGCCGCCTGTTTCGCCGCCATCCAGCCATCCACTGGAGCCGGCCATACCACTCGATGGTGGATGACAGCGTGCTGGCCCTGCTGGAAAAGGAGCCCCACTGGCAACTGGCGGATTGCGCCGTGCCTGCTTTAGCCCACGATGGCTACCGCAGTGATCTGCTGGCCAGCGGCGCCAAGGCAAAGCGGCTGCGCCAGGCCATGGAGGCCGACCTGGCCGCCTATCCCGGAGATCCCTACGCCTGCGCCAAGCTCGGCAGCCTGGAGGTGAGCGAGGGCAACCGCGAACGCGGCATCGCCTTGCTGCAGCAGGGATTGGCCCGGTGCCCAGCCAGCCGCCACCCCGAGCGCTATGAGCTGCTGCTGCACCTGGCGATCGCCCTGGGCAGCAGCGACCCGAACCGCGCCAGCCAGCTCTACCGCCAAGCCCTGGAACTACCCCTGCCGCCGCGGCTCACCCTGGCGGCCCGGCTGAATCTGGCCGCCCTGCTGCAAGAGCCCGGCACCAGGAGCCAGGGCGCCCTGGAAGAGGCCTGCGAATTGTGCCGCCAGGCCTGCGCAGCGGCCCCCGAACTGGCCCTCGGCTGGCTGCACCTGGGCATCAGCGAGCGGCGACGCGGCCAGCTGCCGGCGGCAATCGCGGCCTACCGCTCAGCCCTGGAGCGCGATCCAAGCCTGGCCGCCGCTCAGCAGAACCTCGCCGTGGCCCTGCTGCTCAGCGGTGACGTGCCAGGGGCCCGCAGCGGCTTCCGCCAGGCGATCGCCCTACTGGAGCAGCAAAACCGGCAAAGCGAAGCGGAAGCACTGCGGCAGCAGGCGGGCAGCATGGTCAAGCTGGATGACCAGTGA
- a CDS encoding TIGR01777 family oxidoreductase, which yields MRLLLLGCSGFVGRELVPFLLELGHELTLVSRQSQPFPALVGKRLACIRLDPADAASWADNGLDRALSEAEGVVNLAGEPIAERRWTPGHCQLLLQSRVRTTELLVAALARLEQPPAVLVNGSAVGFYGSSTQARFSESSPAGGDFLAEICQRWEAAADQAPAACRLVKLRIGIVLGPDGGALGKMLPIFRLGFGGPVGSGRQWMSWIHRHDLCRLIATALEDGAYSGVYNAVSPEATTMGLFASALGKALGRPSLLPVPGPILQLLLGDGAQVVLEGQQVLPERLLAQGFTFQYPQLSAALAAATSPAPH from the coding sequence ATGCGGCTGCTGCTGCTGGGTTGTTCAGGGTTTGTTGGCCGCGAGCTGGTGCCTTTTCTGCTCGAGCTAGGCCATGAGCTGACCCTCGTGAGTCGTCAGTCCCAGCCCTTTCCGGCTCTGGTTGGTAAGAGGCTGGCCTGCATACGCCTAGATCCGGCCGATGCGGCCAGTTGGGCCGATAACGGCCTTGATAGGGCCCTCTCTGAGGCGGAGGGTGTCGTGAACCTCGCCGGTGAGCCGATCGCTGAGCGTCGTTGGACCCCTGGCCACTGTCAGCTGTTGCTGCAAAGCCGCGTTCGCACCACTGAGCTGCTGGTGGCTGCCTTGGCGCGGCTGGAGCAGCCCCCCGCCGTGCTGGTTAATGGTTCAGCCGTGGGCTTCTACGGCTCCAGTACGCAGGCGCGCTTCAGCGAGTCCAGCCCCGCCGGGGGCGATTTTCTGGCCGAGATCTGTCAGCGCTGGGAAGCGGCCGCTGATCAGGCTCCAGCTGCTTGCCGGCTGGTGAAGCTGCGCATCGGCATTGTGCTGGGCCCCGATGGTGGCGCCCTCGGCAAGATGTTGCCCATCTTCCGTTTGGGTTTCGGTGGGCCGGTGGGCTCGGGCCGCCAGTGGATGAGCTGGATTCATCGCCACGATCTCTGCCGCCTGATCGCCACGGCCCTTGAAGATGGCGCCTACAGCGGTGTCTACAACGCCGTTAGCCCGGAAGCCACCACCATGGGCCTGTTCGCCAGTGCCTTAGGCAAGGCCCTGGGGCGTCCCAGCCTGCTGCCCGTGCCGGGGCCGATCCTGCAGCTGTTGCTTGGCGATGGGGCCCAGGTGGTGCTGGAGGGCCAGCAGGTGCTGCCCGAGCGCTTGCTGGCCCAGGGGTTCACTTTCCAGTATCCCCAGCTCAGCGCTGCCCTCGCCGCTGCCACCAGCCCAGCGCCCCACTGA
- a CDS encoding tetratricopeptide repeat protein, whose translation MTSADVPSLFEQAMQRYQEGVAPAELIDSFIAITEQSPNQSAGWTCLAWLQLLDEQPQAALRSAKTAVRLNPQDPQARINLSLAMLETGAKGVREHIEIVQRVMAMAPEMTGELQESIADGLVRKPGWKAMEKLKAWLAG comes from the coding sequence ATGACCTCAGCAGACGTACCGTCCCTGTTCGAGCAGGCCATGCAGCGCTACCAGGAGGGAGTGGCACCCGCTGAATTGATCGATAGCTTCATCGCCATCACCGAGCAGTCCCCCAACCAGTCGGCGGGGTGGACCTGCCTGGCCTGGCTGCAGCTGCTCGATGAGCAGCCCCAGGCTGCCCTGCGCTCCGCCAAAACCGCCGTGCGCCTTAACCCCCAAGACCCCCAGGCCCGCATCAACCTGAGCCTGGCCATGCTGGAAACGGGCGCCAAAGGGGTGCGCGAACACATCGAAATTGTGCAGCGGGTAATGGCAATGGCGCCTGAGATGACTGGCGAACTGCAGGAGTCGATCGCCGATGGGCTGGTGCGCAAACCAGGCTGGAAGGCCATGGAGAAGCTGAAGGCCTGGCTGGCGGGTTGA
- a CDS encoding glycoside hydrolase family 3 N-terminal domain-containing protein — MISEPSSTQTTAPALLRLIHQLIVVRASGKLADHQRGYPRWELPNNKLRSLLEAGVGGVILLGGSAAEVALRCSQLGRWAAGPLLLCADVEEGVGQRFDGATWLVPPLALGRLYGREPQQALELAERYGQCTGRDARALGLNWVLGPVCDVNNNPANPVINVRAWGEDPATAGALAAAFVRGVQAAGVLGCAKHFPGHGDTSTDSHITLPLLPHRRERLAAIELPPFQQAIAAGVASVMTAHLMLPELDQERPATLSTPVLTGLLRQQLGFAGLIVTDALVMDAITGRYGAGEAAVLALEAGADLVLMPADADAAIAAIAEAVASGRLRVEQLEASAERRLQALERCAGSGSGEAVAVADPEAAAQPNQALALELVQTTMETAGSSGAATPQAGINLIRLDSALTAAAAVLSATAPALARPESRGWRTVLLEARSPSPWTTDADAPLALERLGPGQVLLQLFVRGNPFRGSAGSAEPWPAAMRQLARAGRLAGLVVYGSPYLWEELRPLLPPGVPGVYSPGQMPLAQAEALQKLGSELGLGDTEASAGFTD, encoded by the coding sequence GTGATCTCTGAACCAAGCTCGACCCAAACCACGGCTCCAGCCCTGCTGCGCCTGATCCACCAGCTGATCGTGGTGCGGGCCAGCGGCAAACTTGCCGACCATCAACGCGGCTACCCCCGCTGGGAGCTGCCTAACAACAAGCTCCGCAGCCTGCTGGAGGCCGGGGTGGGCGGTGTGATCCTGCTTGGCGGCAGCGCCGCCGAGGTGGCCCTGCGCTGCAGCCAGCTAGGCCGCTGGGCAGCTGGGCCGCTGCTGCTCTGCGCCGATGTGGAGGAGGGGGTGGGCCAGCGTTTCGACGGCGCCACTTGGTTGGTGCCACCCCTAGCCCTAGGGCGCCTCTACGGACGCGAGCCCCAACAGGCGCTTGAGCTAGCCGAACGCTACGGGCAGTGCACGGGCCGGGATGCCCGGGCCCTGGGGCTCAACTGGGTGCTGGGGCCGGTGTGCGACGTCAACAACAACCCGGCCAACCCGGTAATCAATGTGCGGGCCTGGGGAGAAGATCCAGCCACGGCCGGGGCGCTGGCAGCAGCCTTTGTGCGCGGGGTGCAGGCAGCTGGGGTGCTCGGCTGCGCCAAACACTTTCCTGGCCACGGCGACACCAGCACCGATTCCCACATCACCTTGCCCCTGCTGCCCCACAGACGCGAGCGGCTGGCGGCGATTGAGCTACCGCCGTTTCAACAGGCGATCGCTGCTGGAGTCGCCTCGGTCATGACCGCCCACCTGATGCTGCCGGAGCTTGATCAAGAGCGGCCAGCCACCCTGTCCACACCGGTGCTTACCGGGCTGCTGCGCCAGCAGCTGGGCTTCGCTGGCTTGATCGTGACCGATGCCCTGGTGATGGACGCGATCACCGGGCGCTACGGCGCCGGGGAGGCGGCCGTGCTGGCCCTGGAGGCCGGGGCCGATCTGGTCTTGATGCCCGCCGATGCGGATGCCGCCATCGCCGCCATCGCTGAAGCGGTGGCCAGCGGCCGGCTCAGGGTTGAGCAGCTGGAAGCCAGTGCCGAGCGCCGCCTTCAGGCCCTGGAGCGCTGCGCTGGATCTGGATCTGGGGAGGCCGTGGCCGTTGCCGATCCGGAGGCGGCCGCCCAGCCCAACCAGGCCCTGGCCCTGGAACTGGTGCAAACCACCATGGAGACAGCCGGCAGCAGCGGCGCCGCCACCCCCCAGGCCGGCATCAACCTAATCAGGCTCGACTCGGCCCTAACCGCAGCCGCAGCAGTGCTGAGCGCCACCGCTCCAGCCCTGGCGCGGCCCGAATCCCGCGGCTGGCGCACCGTGCTGCTGGAGGCCCGCAGCCCAAGCCCTTGGACCACAGACGCCGACGCCCCCCTCGCCCTGGAGCGGCTCGGCCCAGGCCAGGTGCTCCTGCAGTTGTTTGTGCGGGGCAATCCCTTTCGCGGCAGCGCCGGCAGCGCCGAACCTTGGCCCGCGGCCATGCGCCAGTTAGCAAGAGCCGGAAGGCTGGCGGGGCTGGTGGTTTACGGCAGCCCCTACCTCTGGGAGGAGCTGCGCCCCCTCCTGCCGCCGGGCGTCCCTGGCGTCTACAGCCCTGGCCAGATGCCCCTGGCTCAGGCCGAAGCTCTGCAAAAACTGGGCAGTGAACTGGGGCTGGGAGACACTGAAGCAAGCGCTGGCTTCACCGACTGA
- a CDS encoding DUF751 family protein → MKDFFLNVTRYPRYLVAFGLGVANSVFEPLAARGRNPVTAVALIGAGVSGLLSLGLILHAMVNPAPLA, encoded by the coding sequence ATGAAGGACTTCTTCCTGAATGTGACGCGCTACCCGCGCTACCTGGTGGCCTTTGGCCTGGGTGTGGCCAATTCGGTGTTCGAACCGCTGGCGGCTCGGGGCCGCAATCCGGTAACGGCGGTTGCCCTGATTGGCGCCGGCGTCAGCGGCCTGCTGAGCCTGGGGCTGATCCTGCATGCGATGGTGAACCCAGCACCGCTGGCATAG